A genomic window from Algoriphagus sp. Y33 includes:
- a CDS encoding YgjP-like metallopeptidase domain-containing protein, whose protein sequence is MIIHELCHLVHHNHTAAFLNFNKPSMSFGQQVKTLAQLVSIS, encoded by the coding sequence GTGATTATTCATGAACTATGCCATTTGGTCCACCATAATCACACCGCAGCATTTTTGAACTTCAACAAACCATCTATGTCTTTTGGCCAACAGGTCAAAACGCTGGCTCAGCTTGTTTCGATCAGCTGA
- a CDS encoding transposase translates to MLSCMGRSTITGWLTASGDQFKDWSAAYRLFKGDRMDVAGIFGVIRRKVVALADPAQRYVFAHMDDTLLRKKGRNVFGARWLRDALGPPFRTNLVFGQRFIQLSLSCFSKMGPVQARAIPVDLHHCPSVKKPGKAAGEQDWQLFRETQKKAKLSVIGAQRIRLLRENLDQDGFTDKELVVSVDGSYTNEAVLKKTPRQYHPDRQNPERL, encoded by the coding sequence GTGCTTTCCTGTATGGGGCGTTCCACCATTACCGGGTGGCTGACCGCAAGCGGTGATCAGTTTAAGGATTGGTCGGCCGCCTATCGCCTTTTTAAAGGGGACAGGATGGATGTTGCCGGGATTTTCGGTGTCATCCGAAGGAAAGTTGTTGCATTGGCTGATCCGGCACAGCGGTATGTTTTTGCCCACATGGATGACACCCTGTTACGAAAAAAAGGAAGAAACGTGTTCGGTGCCAGGTGGCTCAGGGATGCACTTGGCCCACCTTTCCGGACCAATCTGGTTTTTGGGCAGCGGTTCATACAGCTTTCATTATCCTGTTTTTCAAAGATGGGTCCGGTACAGGCCCGGGCTATCCCCGTTGACCTACATCATTGCCCCAGTGTGAAAAAGCCCGGTAAAGCAGCAGGAGAACAGGATTGGCAACTGTTCCGTGAAACCCAAAAAAAAGCCAAGCTCAGCGTCATCGGTGCCCAACGGATCAGGCTCCTGCGTGAAAATCTCGATCAGGACGGCTTTACCGACAAGGAGCTGGTGGTCAGCGTGGACGGGAGCTATACCAACGAAGCGGTTCTGAAAAAAACTCCCCGCCAATACCATCCTGATCGGCAGAATCCGGAAAGACTGTAG
- a CDS encoding MerR family DNA-binding protein translates to MSKLTGVSIHTLRYYENYGLITGMSDDSVKSNNYKQYDELVAEKVEWIVQAKKAGFTLSEIKKSLNDWFSNKLSASEKIEIVQNKIRDVDTKIRELKQVRNFLVSSLKDVENGDC, encoded by the coding sequence TTGTCAAAGCTAACAGGGGTTTCCATCCATACGCTACGCTACTATGAAAATTATGGATTGATAACAGGCATGTCGGATGATTCTGTCAAATCCAATAATTACAAACAGTATGATGAGCTTGTTGCCGAAAAAGTCGAATGGATAGTCCAGGCTAAAAAAGCTGGGTTCACTTTGTCAGAAATAAAAAAATCACTGAATGATTGGTTTAGCAATAAACTGTCGGCAAGTGAGAAGATTGAAATAGTACAAAATAAAATCCGTGATGTAGATACAAAAATCCGTGAGCTGAAGCAAGTCCGAAATTTCTTAGTCTCCTCATTAAAGGATGTTGAGAATGGGGATTGTTGA